A stretch of Actinomycetota bacterium DNA encodes these proteins:
- a CDS encoding cysteine--1-D-myo-inosityl 2-amino-2-deoxy-alpha-D-glucopyranoside ligase, producing MLPWSDVDVPKLDFLAPPPLVHDSASQAEHQLAVNREVKIYVCGITPYDATHMGHAATYVAFDTLIRIWRAAGADVSYAQNVTDVDDPLIERAALIGRNWQDIATEQTELFKSDMVALRVIPPQHYIGAVESIPLVETAVHELIAADCVYNLDGDLYYRTNQTNLIGSIGHLSRHDMIDLFSQRGGDPHRVGKHDPLDPLLWRAEQPGDPAWTSALGSGRPGWHIECAAIAVEYLGPTIDVQGGGSDLKFPHHEMSAAHAQSATGVTPFARTFMHTGMVWLDGHKMSKSLGNLVFVSKLLIDGVDPMAIRLAILSHHYRTEWEWTDAGLAAAARRLENWRRAFACPNATTDCSVELAALLANDLDTPAALNLIDNWAVQTLASSSALSASASNRVQRAVDALLGIK from the coding sequence GTGCTTCCTTGGTCTGACGTTGATGTCCCAAAATTAGACTTTCTAGCGCCACCACCTCTGGTTCATGACTCTGCTTCACAAGCTGAACACCAATTAGCAGTCAATCGCGAAGTGAAAATTTATGTCTGTGGTATCACGCCTTATGACGCAACCCACATGGGCCATGCTGCTACTTATGTGGCCTTTGACACCTTAATTCGCATCTGGCGAGCAGCAGGCGCGGATGTTAGTTACGCCCAAAATGTCACTGACGTGGACGACCCACTGATCGAGCGCGCCGCGCTTATTGGACGCAACTGGCAGGACATAGCCACTGAGCAAACCGAACTTTTCAAATCTGACATGGTTGCGCTACGCGTCATTCCACCTCAGCATTACATCGGAGCCGTCGAGTCCATTCCGTTGGTTGAGACGGCAGTGCATGAATTGATTGCGGCGGATTGTGTTTACAATCTTGATGGGGATCTCTACTACAGGACGAATCAGACCAACTTAATTGGCAGTATCGGTCATTTGAGTCGCCACGACATGATTGATTTGTTTAGCCAACGAGGTGGTGATCCACACAGAGTCGGCAAACATGATCCGCTCGACCCATTGTTATGGCGAGCTGAACAACCTGGCGATCCTGCTTGGACTAGCGCTCTGGGCTCGGGCCGACCAGGCTGGCACATTGAATGTGCTGCCATAGCCGTTGAATACCTCGGTCCAACTATTGATGTTCAAGGAGGTGGCAGCGACCTTAAGTTTCCGCACCATGAGATGAGTGCAGCGCACGCACAAAGTGCCACAGGCGTCACACCGTTCGCCCGGACCTTCATGCACACTGGCATGGTCTGGCTAGATGGTCACAAAATGAGTAAGTCGCTTGGCAATCTGGTTTTCGTCTCAAAGTTGCTCATTGACGGTGTCGATCCAATGGCAATCCGGTTGGCAATCCTTTCTCACCACTATCGCACCGAATGGGAATGGACAGATGCTGGCTTGGCCGCGGCCGCCAGACGCCTAGAAAACTGGCGTCGTGCCTTTGCCTGCCCTAATGCAACAACGGACTGCTCGGTGGAACTGGCCGCACTGCTTGCTAATGATTTGGATACCCCGGCAGCACTTAATCTCATTGATAATTGGGCGGTGCAAACCCTAGCAAGTTCATCTGCACTCTCGGCGAGTGCATCAAATCGTGTGCAAAGGGCCGTCGATGCTTTATTAGGCATCAAGTGA
- the gnd gene encoding decarboxylating 6-phosphogluconate dehydrogenase, protein MVGLGRMGANLVRRITRAGLHCVVYDTNPEVAHNLAAENPEQITAISTLNEFSSQLNGPRAVWVMVPAGSITESVISELIDILSPSDIIIDGGNSYYRDDLAHSAKAAEKGIEFVDVGTSGGVWGLERGYCLMIGGEKPVVTALSDVWNAVAPGADAAERSPGRAGNLASEERGWLHCGPSGAGHFVKMVHNGIEYGLMAAYAEGLNILKSADEGLKPRTADAETAPLAHPEHYQYEFDIAAITELWRRGSVVASWLLDLTAIALYESPELDEFTGRVSDSGEGRWTAIAAIEEGVPAPVLTAAVNSRFESRNRSLFANKVLSAMRKQFGGHHEKKD, encoded by the coding sequence ATGGTCGGTCTTGGGCGTATGGGAGCAAATCTTGTCCGCAGAATAACTAGAGCCGGCTTACACTGCGTGGTTTATGACACCAATCCCGAAGTTGCGCATAATTTAGCTGCCGAAAATCCTGAACAAATCACTGCCATCTCGACTCTGAACGAATTTTCTTCCCAACTAAATGGGCCTCGAGCCGTGTGGGTAATGGTTCCTGCGGGTAGCATCACTGAATCAGTAATCTCCGAATTGATTGACATACTCTCGCCCTCAGACATCATCATCGACGGTGGTAATTCCTACTACCGTGACGACCTTGCTCATAGTGCTAAGGCCGCTGAGAAAGGTATTGAGTTTGTCGATGTTGGCACCAGCGGAGGTGTCTGGGGACTTGAACGCGGTTACTGCCTAATGATCGGTGGCGAAAAGCCGGTGGTCACGGCACTGTCCGATGTTTGGAATGCCGTTGCACCTGGAGCAGATGCAGCTGAGCGCTCTCCCGGCCGAGCAGGAAATCTAGCCTCTGAGGAGCGGGGCTGGCTACATTGTGGACCAAGTGGCGCTGGCCACTTCGTCAAGATGGTACATAACGGTATCGAGTACGGATTGATGGCTGCTTATGCCGAAGGTCTAAACATTCTGAAGTCGGCCGATGAAGGATTGAAACCGCGCACCGCAGACGCAGAGACAGCGCCGCTAGCTCACCCAGAGCATTATCAATACGAATTCGACATTGCTGCTATCACAGAACTTTGGCGTCGTGGCAGTGTCGTGGCTTCTTGGCTGCTTGATCTAACGGCAATTGCCTTGTATGAGTCACCAGAACTCGACGAATTTACTGGCAGGGTGTCTGATTCGGGAGAAGGTCGGTGGACGGCCATAGCAGCCATTGAAGAAGGTGTTCCTGCTCCGGTCTTGACAGCTGCAGTGAATAGCAGGTTTGAATCTCGTAACCGGTCGCTATTTGCAAATAAGGTTCTTTCCGCCATGCGAAAGCAATTTGGCGGGCATCACGAAAAGAAGGACTAA
- a CDS encoding glucose-6-phosphate isomerase — protein MTGTPGFNCNEWKHLTSLAEQRKNQHIRDLFAGDSDRVSELTFTAGPLTIDFSRQRVDSQVIESLFKLASQVGLAQARDAMFAGEHINSTEDRAVLHTALRLPRDASLTVDGQDVVAEVHEILDRMSLLADQVRSGNWLGVTGLPIKNVVNIGIGGSDLGPVMAYEALRAYSARDLSFYFVSNVDGTDIAEVLRQIDPLETLFIVASKTFSTIETMMNAATAREALLSAVTNQSMDAVAKHFVAVSTHKQRVEEFGINSENMFGFWDWVGGRYSMDSSIGLSTMIAIGPENFAQLLAGFHTLDEHFRNAPDSQNVPLLMGLIGIWNRSFLDIETVAVLPYDQYLKRFPAYLQQLIMESNGKSVTHSGELVPTQTSPVYWGEPGTNGQHSFYQMLHQGTSLVACDVLVPAQSQNKLGAHHDVLVSNALAQATVLAFGRTADQVKAANTPEALINHKVMPGNRPTTLITLDEVTPFALGSLIALYEHMVFVQGIVWGINSFDQWGVELGKEMATAIAPFLTNDAEVSDFDAATQSAISWYRQKR, from the coding sequence ATGACTGGCACACCAGGCTTTAATTGCAATGAATGGAAACACTTAACCTCTCTGGCAGAGCAGCGCAAAAATCAGCACATTCGAGACCTCTTTGCCGGTGACTCAGATCGGGTATCCGAACTTACTTTTACTGCTGGTCCGCTGACTATCGACTTCAGTCGACAGCGAGTAGATAGTCAAGTCATTGAGAGTTTGTTCAAGCTAGCTAGCCAAGTTGGCCTTGCCCAAGCTCGGGACGCAATGTTTGCTGGCGAGCACATAAATAGCACCGAGGATCGTGCCGTCCTGCATACCGCACTACGACTGCCGCGGGATGCCAGTCTGACAGTTGATGGCCAAGATGTCGTAGCTGAGGTGCACGAAATTCTTGACCGTATGAGCCTGTTGGCCGATCAGGTGCGTAGTGGCAATTGGCTCGGTGTTACCGGATTGCCAATAAAAAATGTGGTGAACATAGGTATTGGCGGGTCAGACTTGGGTCCAGTGATGGCGTACGAAGCGCTACGCGCTTACAGTGCCCGTGATTTGAGTTTCTATTTTGTTAGCAATGTTGATGGCACAGACATAGCTGAAGTACTGCGACAGATCGACCCGCTGGAAACCCTTTTTATTGTGGCGAGTAAAACTTTCAGCACGATAGAAACCATGATGAATGCGGCCACTGCGCGCGAAGCCCTTTTGAGTGCAGTAACGAACCAGTCAATGGATGCGGTCGCTAAGCATTTTGTCGCCGTTTCGACGCACAAACAACGAGTCGAGGAATTCGGCATTAACTCGGAAAACATGTTTGGATTCTGGGACTGGGTAGGCGGTAGATACTCGATGGACTCGAGTATCGGACTCTCAACAATGATTGCTATCGGCCCTGAGAATTTTGCTCAGTTACTTGCAGGTTTCCACACCCTTGATGAACATTTCCGGAATGCTCCTGATTCCCAAAATGTGCCTCTACTGATGGGTCTGATTGGCATTTGGAATCGCTCGTTCTTAGACATCGAAACTGTCGCAGTACTGCCATACGACCAGTACCTAAAACGTTTCCCTGCCTATTTGCAGCAACTAATAATGGAAAGTAACGGAAAATCGGTAACCCATTCAGGAGAGTTGGTGCCTACCCAAACAAGTCCGGTTTACTGGGGAGAGCCTGGAACCAATGGTCAGCATTCGTTCTATCAAATGTTGCACCAGGGCACTTCACTAGTGGCCTGCGATGTATTAGTTCCCGCCCAATCACAAAATAAATTGGGGGCACACCACGATGTTTTAGTTAGCAATGCACTAGCCCAGGCAACAGTGCTGGCATTTGGCCGAACGGCTGATCAAGTGAAAGCGGCGAATACTCCCGAGGCTCTCATTAATCACAAAGTCATGCCTGGCAATCGGCCGACCACATTAATTACTTTGGACGAAGTCACCCCATTTGCTCTCGGTTCACTTATTGCACTTTACGAACACATGGTATTTGTGCAAGGAATTGTCTGGGGAATCAATTCATTCGATCAATGGGGCGTTGAATTGGGCAAAGAAATGGCTACGGCGATTGCACCATTTTTAACTAACGATGCTGAAGTGTCAGATTTTGACGCAGCAACTCAATCCGCAATCAGTTGGTATCGCCAAAAGCGCTAA
- a CDS encoding PAC2 family protein, protein MICFASIVSAFPWLRDSRRRYTQNVEQNSQSAAGNLQKDPATLVLAAFKGWSNAAEASSEALEYLLEVWDVISVNEISQDDYYSYTENRPEIYISPEGRREIYWPATTISEVKCVNLPNTRIFIIVGDEPNLRWQQYCTEVLSIINPKAPGLVITLGGMLAEVLHNRPIHVHGNASDPRIQEITGFELSRYEGPVSMLNVLQDELEGFGFESASLWAAIPHYVAGDPCPKASLALLRGIEDVLDIAIPLDDMVENARAWQTGADDLATADEDIADYVRSLEEGIETAELPEASGEAIAREFERYLRRREN, encoded by the coding sequence ATGATTTGTTTCGCTTCTATTGTGTCAGCATTCCCATGGCTGCGCGACAGTCGTAGGCGATACACTCAAAACGTGGAGCAAAACAGCCAATCTGCAGCGGGCAATCTGCAAAAGGATCCAGCAACCTTAGTACTGGCCGCCTTCAAAGGTTGGAGTAATGCGGCTGAGGCTTCTTCGGAAGCACTCGAGTATCTCCTGGAAGTTTGGGATGTGATTTCAGTGAACGAAATTAGTCAGGACGACTATTACAGTTACACCGAGAATCGACCCGAAATCTACATTTCACCCGAGGGCAGGCGAGAAATTTACTGGCCAGCCACGACCATAAGTGAAGTTAAATGTGTGAATCTGCCAAACACTCGAATTTTTATTATTGTCGGCGACGAGCCAAATCTGCGTTGGCAGCAATATTGCACGGAAGTGTTGTCAATCATTAATCCCAAAGCACCAGGGTTGGTAATTACTCTTGGCGGCATGCTAGCTGAAGTCCTGCATAATCGGCCAATACATGTTCATGGCAATGCCTCTGACCCTCGGATTCAGGAAATAACGGGATTTGAACTATCTCGTTACGAAGGCCCCGTGAGCATGTTGAATGTATTACAAGACGAGTTAGAAGGATTTGGATTTGAATCTGCTTCACTTTGGGCTGCAATACCCCATTATGTTGCTGGTGATCCTTGTCCAAAAGCGTCTCTAGCGCTACTTCGTGGCATTGAGGATGTGCTAGACATTGCCATTCCTCTGGACGACATGGTTGAAAATGCCCGCGCTTGGCAAACTGGAGCTGATGATTTGGCAACCGCCGATGAGGACATTGCCGATTATGTACGAAGTCTGGAGGAAGGCATAGAGACTGCTGAACTCCCCGAAGCTAGTGGCGAAGCCATAGCACGCGAGTTTGAACGATATTTGCGGCGGCGGGAAAATTAG
- a CDS encoding tRNA (adenine-N1)-methyltransferase has translation MTSQKALFAIGDRVQLTDTKGRKHTVVLEAGREFHTNHGAIAHDELIGKPEGITVTSTGNYVYLALRPLLSDFVLSMPRGAAVIYPKDAAAIVGLADIYPGSSVVEAGVGSGALSCSLLRAIGETGQLHSYERREEFAKVAEKNVSTFFGTRPSNWNLTLGSVQDETSALADESVDRVILDMLSPWECVRAVSRITRPGGVFVIYVATTTQMAKTIEAIRDSKSWTDPVGQELIARTWHVEGLAVRPSHKMQGHTGFLVVARKLAAGTVLPPRRIRPAKGFDAQELEQEQDE, from the coding sequence ATGACTAGCCAAAAAGCGCTATTCGCAATTGGCGATCGTGTGCAATTAACCGACACCAAAGGGCGAAAACACACAGTGGTTCTTGAGGCAGGCAGGGAATTCCACACTAATCACGGCGCGATTGCGCATGATGAACTGATTGGCAAGCCCGAGGGAATCACCGTTACTTCAACTGGTAATTATGTTTACCTGGCACTTCGCCCATTGCTTAGCGATTTCGTCTTGTCTATGCCACGTGGCGCTGCCGTGATTTACCCCAAAGATGCTGCGGCGATAGTTGGATTGGCTGACATTTATCCCGGCTCGTCGGTTGTAGAAGCTGGCGTTGGCTCAGGTGCGCTTAGTTGCTCGCTGCTTCGGGCAATCGGAGAAACTGGACAACTACATAGTTATGAGCGCCGTGAAGAATTCGCAAAAGTTGCTGAAAAGAATGTTTCAACATTTTTCGGTACCCGACCAAGTAATTGGAACCTAACGCTAGGTTCGGTCCAGGATGAAACATCCGCATTGGCCGACGAGTCAGTTGACCGCGTGATACTGGACATGCTTTCGCCTTGGGAGTGCGTGAGAGCAGTCTCTCGAATCACAAGACCTGGTGGTGTTTTCGTTATCTACGTTGCCACCACAACCCAAATGGCTAAGACGATTGAAGCCATTCGGGATTCAAAATCTTGGACAGATCCTGTTGGCCAGGAACTGATTGCCCGAACCTGGCATGTTGAGGGACTGGCGGTTAGGCCAAGTCACAAAATGCAAGGACACACTGGATTTTTGGTCGTCGCCCGCAAACTCGCGGCCGGTACCGTGCTACCACCTCGGCGAATCCGACCCGCAAAAGGATTTGATGCACAAGAATTAGAGCAAGAACAAGATGAGTGA
- the arc gene encoding proteasome ATPase — MTPEDLATLQKRVDDLVAHNELLAKTLRQARAEISELHQELEKLGLPPNNYGIFLNHESDGLINISFNSRQMRVAVNTELDYKNLSRGQLVVLNDAMNVIEFGELPKSGQLATFLEPVGDGDRILVRGLADEIHVVQAAEQVAINELQFGDNLLCDLRVGYAFERIARSEIEDLLLEEVPDISYEDIGGLQSQIESIIDAVELPFLQAKLFAEYALKAPKGILLYGPPGCGKTLIAKAVANSIAKKTKQISGQGSGTSYFINIKGPELLNKYVGETEKQIRTIFQRARERAEAGNPVIVFFDEMDALFRTRGSGVSSDVENTIVPQLLSEIDGVEGLEHVIVIGASNREDMIDPAILRPGRLDVKIRVERPNQMAAAQIFSKYLTADVPIHDESLQQHGSPQAAAQALIDQVVAQMYETSSDNEFLEVTYANGEKETLYFSDFNSGAMIENIVARAKKYAIKNELSTGQRGVSSAHLAQAALDEFRENEDLPNTTNPDDWAKISGQKGQQIVYMRTLIRTKDGKQVGRTIETAQ, encoded by the coding sequence GTGACACCGGAAGATCTAGCCACATTACAAAAGCGCGTCGATGATTTAGTGGCCCACAATGAGTTGTTAGCCAAAACTTTGCGGCAGGCGCGTGCGGAGATCTCTGAACTCCATCAAGAACTTGAGAAATTGGGATTACCACCTAATAACTACGGAATTTTCCTTAACCATGAGTCAGATGGCCTTATTAACATTTCTTTTAATTCACGCCAGATGCGGGTAGCTGTCAACACCGAGTTGGATTACAAAAACCTATCTCGGGGACAACTGGTCGTCCTGAATGATGCGATGAATGTGATTGAATTTGGCGAACTTCCTAAAAGTGGTCAGCTTGCAACATTTCTAGAGCCAGTTGGCGATGGCGATCGCATACTGGTGCGTGGCCTGGCTGATGAAATTCACGTGGTTCAGGCGGCCGAGCAGGTTGCAATTAACGAACTACAGTTTGGCGACAATCTGCTTTGTGATCTTCGTGTGGGCTATGCCTTTGAACGAATTGCCCGCTCCGAAATAGAAGATCTGCTTCTCGAGGAAGTACCTGACATCTCGTATGAGGATATCGGGGGACTACAGTCTCAAATTGAGAGCATCATTGACGCGGTTGAGCTGCCCTTTTTGCAAGCAAAACTTTTCGCAGAATATGCCCTAAAAGCACCGAAAGGCATTTTGCTGTATGGACCCCCAGGCTGCGGGAAGACTTTAATAGCCAAAGCAGTAGCAAACTCAATTGCAAAAAAGACAAAACAAATTTCTGGGCAGGGAAGTGGGACCAGTTACTTCATCAACATCAAAGGTCCTGAGCTTTTGAACAAATACGTGGGCGAAACTGAGAAACAAATTCGAACGATTTTTCAGCGAGCACGCGAGCGCGCAGAGGCGGGCAATCCGGTCATCGTATTCTTTGATGAAATGGACGCTCTGTTTCGAACCCGTGGCTCTGGGGTATCTAGCGATGTAGAGAACACAATTGTGCCCCAACTTTTGAGTGAAATAGACGGTGTCGAGGGCTTGGAGCACGTAATAGTAATTGGCGCCTCTAATCGAGAGGACATGATCGACCCCGCGATTCTTCGGCCGGGTCGCTTGGATGTGAAGATTAGAGTGGAACGTCCTAACCAGATGGCTGCCGCACAGATTTTTTCAAAATATTTAACGGCAGATGTGCCGATACATGACGAATCATTGCAGCAGCATGGGTCCCCACAGGCTGCAGCCCAGGCGTTGATCGATCAGGTTGTTGCACAAATGTATGAGACTTCTTCGGATAATGAATTTTTGGAAGTTACCTATGCAAATGGTGAGAAAGAAACTTTGTATTTTTCAGATTTCAATTCAGGAGCGATGATTGAAAACATTGTTGCTCGGGCCAAAAAATACGCGATAAAGAATGAGTTATCAACTGGTCAGCGGGGCGTATCGTCGGCTCACTTAGCTCAGGCAGCTTTGGATGAATTCCGGGAAAACGAAGATTTGCCCAATACGACCAACCCAGATGATTGGGCCAAAATTTCAGGGCAAAAAGGTCAACAGATTGTTTACATGCGCACGTTAATTCGCACCAAGGACGGTAAGCAAGTAGGCCGTACTATCGAAACTGCACAGTAG
- a CDS encoding proteasome accessory factor PafA2 yields the protein MSVHRIMGIETEYGILSPHNPNISPEILSAQVVNAYAELVFPGRQRPFRWDYNVESPFNDLRYAESLQHPDERELWSNFDLGIPNLMLTNGARLYVDHAHPEYSTPEVTNPRDAALWDLAGEVIMRDAAQKASELSGNLIVLYKNNTDGKGASYGTHENYQVLRSVPFENLVKHLTSFFVTRNIWAGSGRVGIGQGSEQAGFQISQRADFFEARVGIETTINRPIINTRDEPHADAQRYRRLHVIVGDANLSPAMTFLKMGATSLILSMIEADFLDDVFDLADPVREITAVSRDYSMGHLITLADGQQLSALAIQRHFYERAVQFVALTDPDEQTLEVLTLWESVLSALEVDQMSLAGTVDWVTKLQLLESFRERDGLDWSSSKLQAIDLQFCDIRPEKGLARIFRPEPGEGDLFTEAEIGFAVHTAPADTRAFLRGQLVHRFAPALIAASWETLIFQAADNESRIRVSLPDASRLGSEEVSAVLSGNSNLYSLLSQLGQLTMVEY from the coding sequence ATGTCCGTTCATCGAATTATGGGTATCGAAACCGAATACGGAATTCTGTCACCCCATAACCCAAATATCAGTCCCGAAATATTGAGTGCACAAGTCGTGAACGCATACGCCGAACTCGTTTTTCCAGGCAGACAGCGGCCATTCAGGTGGGATTACAATGTGGAATCGCCATTTAATGATTTGCGATACGCCGAATCGTTGCAACATCCGGATGAACGAGAACTCTGGTCCAACTTTGACTTGGGAATTCCTAACCTGATGTTGACTAACGGAGCGCGTCTGTATGTAGATCACGCGCATCCAGAGTATTCAACACCCGAAGTGACTAATCCCAGAGACGCGGCACTTTGGGACTTGGCGGGCGAAGTCATCATGCGGGACGCTGCGCAAAAAGCTAGTGAACTGTCGGGAAATCTCATTGTCCTTTACAAGAACAACACGGATGGCAAAGGGGCCAGCTATGGAACACATGAAAACTATCAGGTGCTGCGCAGCGTACCATTTGAAAATCTGGTCAAGCATCTAACTAGTTTTTTTGTGACCAGAAATATCTGGGCGGGTAGTGGCCGAGTTGGAATTGGCCAAGGAAGCGAACAAGCCGGCTTTCAGATATCTCAGCGTGCCGATTTTTTCGAAGCACGGGTTGGCATAGAAACTACTATTAACCGTCCAATAATTAATACCCGCGATGAACCGCATGCGGACGCTCAGCGGTACCGGCGGCTACACGTGATAGTTGGCGATGCCAATCTTTCACCGGCCATGACTTTCTTAAAAATGGGCGCTACCTCGTTAATTCTGAGCATGATTGAGGCTGATTTTCTAGATGATGTTTTCGATTTGGCAGACCCAGTTCGAGAAATTACCGCAGTCAGTCGTGATTACTCCATGGGTCACCTAATCACACTCGCCGATGGTCAGCAACTGAGTGCTCTGGCGATTCAAAGACATTTTTACGAGCGTGCAGTTCAATTTGTGGCTCTAACAGATCCGGACGAGCAGACTCTTGAGGTACTTACCCTCTGGGAGTCAGTGTTGTCTGCACTTGAAGTGGATCAAATGTCACTAGCTGGAACTGTTGACTGGGTTACCAAACTGCAGCTGTTAGAGTCCTTTCGAGAACGTGACGGACTCGACTGGTCCAGTAGCAAATTGCAGGCAATCGATCTGCAATTCTGTGACATTAGGCCAGAAAAGGGGTTGGCCAGAATATTTAGACCTGAACCAGGCGAAGGTGACTTATTTACCGAAGCGGAAATCGGCTTTGCAGTGCATACCGCCCCAGCAGACACTCGCGCTTTTTTGCGAGGACAACTGGTGCATAGATTCGCACCTGCATTAATTGCCGCTTCCTGGGAAACATTGATTTTTCAAGCAGCAGACAATGAGTCGCGCATTCGAGTCAGTTTGCCCGATGCAAGCAGACTAGGGAGCGAAGAAGTTTCAGCAGTCCTTAGCGGCAACTCCAATCTTTACAGCCTGTTAAGTCAACTTGGCCAGCTGACCATGGTTGAGTATTAG
- a CDS encoding ubiquitin-like protein Pup, translating to MSEQSRGQISASDKGEADVANEIKPTVELLNVDSLLAKIDAVLEQNSEEFVNSFVQKGGQ from the coding sequence TTGTCTGAGCAGAGTAGAGGTCAGATTTCGGCATCTGACAAGGGCGAGGCGGACGTGGCCAATGAAATCAAGCCAACGGTTGAGCTACTAAATGTTGATTCACTCTTAGCAAAGATAGACGCGGTTTTAGAGCAGAACTCAGAAGAGTTCGTTAATTCTTTCGTGCAAAAGGGCGGTCAATAG
- the pafA gene encoding Pup--protein ligase, protein MPRRIFGIETEYGITCSLDGHRRLTPDEIARYLFKDLVNRYRSNNVFLPNGGRLYLDVGSHPEYATAECDLLADVVAQELAGDFLIAQMARDAEVLLRNEGVTGRIYIFKNNTDSVGNSYGCHENYLIHRKPDQLSGLDGLLPFLVTRQIFLGAGKLLKTSTGTKYVLSQRAEHLWDSVSSATTRSRPLINTRDEPHADSDRYRRLHVISADSNMSQTAMLLKVATMDLILAAMEVGAIPVDLRIENPMRSIREISRDLTGGALVGLSDGRQFRAYEIQRWYLDVVQSCIARFDWQLSQWHKYAIKVWSQILEAFENADLTALDRIVDWRIKQGIIDAYATEQNLSLDSPKLAQIDFMYHEIGSGIAQVLTEQNRTDSIIDQSLVASAVKLPPQSTRAKLRGEFIAQAEKSNLSVAIDWMHLKINQPVEQSLTLSDPFANIDSRVSELLELAL, encoded by the coding sequence TTGCCAAGAAGAATTTTTGGCATTGAAACCGAGTATGGAATCACCTGCTCGCTTGATGGACATCGCCGGCTTACTCCTGATGAAATCGCAAGATACCTATTCAAAGATCTTGTCAATCGGTACCGAAGTAACAATGTGTTCTTGCCTAACGGCGGACGACTGTACCTTGATGTCGGCAGTCATCCTGAATATGCAACTGCGGAATGCGACCTCTTGGCTGACGTAGTTGCACAAGAATTGGCCGGTGATTTTTTGATTGCTCAGATGGCTAGGGATGCTGAAGTGTTACTTCGCAATGAAGGAGTCACTGGACGGATTTACATTTTCAAGAACAATACTGACTCGGTTGGCAATTCCTATGGGTGCCACGAGAATTACTTAATTCACCGTAAGCCAGATCAACTTTCTGGACTTGATGGTCTTCTGCCGTTTTTGGTAACGCGGCAAATTTTTCTAGGCGCCGGAAAGTTGTTAAAAACATCAACTGGAACCAAGTACGTCTTGTCGCAGCGAGCGGAGCACCTGTGGGATTCTGTTTCAAGTGCCACTACCAGGTCCAGGCCACTAATAAATACCCGTGACGAACCTCATGCAGACTCCGATAGGTACCGACGGCTGCATGTTATTTCCGCGGATAGCAACATGTCACAAACGGCAATGTTGCTAAAGGTCGCCACAATGGACTTGATTTTGGCTGCTATGGAAGTCGGTGCTATTCCAGTTGACCTTCGGATTGAAAATCCCATGCGCAGCATTCGAGAAATCTCTCGTGATTTGACTGGCGGTGCTCTAGTTGGACTTTCCGACGGTCGTCAATTTCGTGCTTACGAAATTCAGCGCTGGTATTTAGATGTTGTTCAAAGCTGCATAGCGAGATTCGACTGGCAACTTTCGCAGTGGCACAAATACGCGATTAAAGTGTGGAGTCAAATCCTTGAAGCTTTTGAAAACGCAGATCTAACAGCTCTGGACAGAATTGTCGATTGGCGGATAAAGCAAGGAATTATTGATGCCTACGCAACTGAACAAAATCTGAGCTTAGATTCGCCGAAACTCGCTCAAATCGATTTCATGTATCACGAAATTGGTAGCGGCATCGCCCAGGTGCTAACTGAGCAAAATAGGACAGATTCAATTATTGACCAGTCTTTAGTAGCCAGTGCGGTGAAGTTACCTCCACAAAGCACCCGGGCAAAACTGCGCGGGGAATTCATCGCACAAGCCGAAAAATCTAATCTCTCAGTGGCAATTGATTGGATGCACTTAAAAATCAACCAACCGGTCGAGCAATCCTTGACCCTAAGTGACCCGTTCGCCAACATAGACAGTCGAGTTTCAGAGTTGCTTGAGTTGGCCCTTTAA
- a CDS encoding FKBP-type peptidyl-prolyl cis-trans isomerase has protein sequence MSEAPQISFGSDAKDVAQLIVKDVTSGSGTAVGPNSTVTAHYVGYSMSNQEKFDSSWERGEPTTFPLNGVIQGWTQGLQGMKVGGRRLLIIPPELAYGPAGSGHQLAGQTLVFVVDLTAVS, from the coding sequence ATGTCAGAAGCACCCCAGATTTCATTCGGCTCGGATGCTAAGGATGTCGCGCAACTCATTGTTAAGGATGTCACCAGTGGTTCGGGCACTGCGGTGGGCCCCAATTCCACTGTGACCGCGCACTATGTCGGATATTCAATGAGCAACCAAGAAAAGTTTGACTCGTCCTGGGAGCGCGGTGAACCGACTACATTTCCATTAAATGGGGTGATCCAGGGCTGGACCCAAGGTCTTCAAGGAATGAAAGTAGGAGGCCGTCGGCTGCTAATCATTCCACCCGAATTGGCTTATGGTCCGGCTGGCTCGGGACACCAGTTAGCAGGTCAAACCTTAGTCTTTGTGGTTGATCTAACGGCAGTGAGTTAG